One genomic segment of Protaetiibacter intestinalis includes these proteins:
- the pstS gene encoding phosphate ABC transporter substrate-binding protein PstS codes for MKITRTGGIAALALVGALALTSCAANETPSGDDSEAPESTLSGTFNGAGSSAQGAAQEAWIAAFQIANPKVTINYDPTGSGAGRETFIAGGSDWAGSDSALNDDELAGTFAACAADTKAIDLPTYISPIAVVFNVEGVDELNLDPTTLARIFKGEITNWNDPAIAAINEGTTFPDLAITAVHRSDDSGTTKNFSDYLNQVVPEIWDQKPADAFPFQSGEGAAKTSGVIDAVKNGVGTIGYADASAAGDLGTAKLKVGDEFVAFTPEAAAAVVAESPLVEGREGNDLAFKLNRTTTDPSHYPLVLVSYSIVCQEYADPAKGEFVKAYIGYITSEEGQQVAADAAGSAPLSSDLSAKVAAVVATIK; via the coding sequence GTGAAGATCACGCGTACCGGTGGCATCGCCGCCCTCGCGCTCGTGGGCGCCCTCGCCCTCACCTCCTGCGCCGCCAACGAGACCCCCTCGGGCGACGACTCGGAGGCTCCCGAGAGCACCCTCTCCGGCACCTTCAACGGCGCCGGCTCCTCCGCGCAGGGCGCGGCGCAGGAGGCCTGGATCGCCGCCTTCCAGATCGCCAACCCGAAGGTCACGATCAACTACGACCCGACCGGTTCCGGTGCGGGCCGCGAGACCTTCATCGCGGGCGGCTCCGACTGGGCCGGCTCCGACTCCGCCCTCAACGACGACGAGCTCGCGGGCACCTTCGCCGCGTGCGCCGCCGACACGAAGGCGATCGACCTGCCCACCTACATCTCCCCCATCGCGGTGGTCTTCAACGTCGAGGGCGTGGACGAGCTGAACCTCGACCCCACCACCCTCGCGAGGATCTTCAAGGGCGAGATCACCAACTGGAACGACCCGGCGATCGCCGCGATCAACGAGGGCACCACCTTCCCCGACCTCGCGATCACCGCCGTGCACCGCTCGGACGACTCCGGCACCACCAAGAACTTCTCGGACTACCTCAACCAGGTCGTCCCGGAGATCTGGGACCAGAAGCCGGCCGACGCCTTCCCCTTCCAGTCGGGTGAGGGTGCCGCCAAGACGAGCGGCGTCATCGACGCGGTCAAGAACGGTGTGGGCACCATCGGCTACGCCGACGCCTCCGCCGCGGGCGACCTCGGAACGGCCAAGCTCAAGGTCGGCGACGAGTTCGTCGCCTTCACGCCGGAGGCCGCGGCCGCCGTCGTGGCCGAGTCGCCGCTCGTCGAGGGCCGCGAGGGCAACGACCTCGCGTTCAAGCTCAACCGCACCACGACCGACCCGAGCCACTACCCGCTCGTGCTCGTCTCCTACAGCATCGTCTGCCAGGAGTACGCCGACCCGGCCAAGGGCGAGTTCGTGAAGGCCTACATCGGCTACATCACGAGCGAGGAGGGCCAGCAGGTCGCCGCGGATGCCGCCGGTTCGGCGCCGCTGTCGTCCGACCTCTCGGCCAAGGTCGCCGCGGTCGTCGCGACCATCAAGTAA
- the pstC gene encoding phosphate ABC transporter permease subunit PstC produces MTAATGRITARKRPGDVLFSGAALAAGAFILVILAGVAIFLIAQSIPAFLIDPSEIKGEPDSFWAYVGPLVFGTVWAAALALLIAVPIALGISLFISHYAPRRLAQGLGYTVDLLAAVPSVVFGLWGAGVLAPAIQPFYAWLVDNFGWFPLFAPPVSGTGRTILTVAIVLAVMILPIITALCREIFLQTPKLHEEAALALGATRWEMIKLAVLPFGRPGIVSAVMLGLGRALGETMAVAMVLSPATVISFVLTGPQNPTTIPANIALNYPEAHGSYVNVLIATGLILFVITFAVNSAARWAVARRKEFSGAN; encoded by the coding sequence ATGACCGCCGCAACGGGACGGATCACCGCCAGGAAGCGCCCCGGAGACGTCCTCTTCTCCGGCGCGGCGCTCGCCGCGGGTGCCTTCATCCTCGTCATCCTCGCGGGTGTCGCGATCTTCCTCATCGCGCAGTCGATCCCCGCCTTCCTCATCGATCCGTCCGAGATCAAGGGCGAGCCGGACAGCTTCTGGGCCTACGTGGGCCCGCTCGTCTTCGGCACCGTGTGGGCGGCGGCGCTCGCCCTGCTGATCGCCGTGCCGATCGCGCTCGGCATCTCGCTGTTCATCTCCCACTACGCGCCCCGTCGCCTCGCGCAGGGGCTCGGCTACACGGTCGACCTGCTCGCCGCCGTGCCGTCGGTGGTCTTCGGCCTGTGGGGCGCCGGCGTGCTGGCCCCCGCCATCCAGCCCTTCTACGCCTGGCTCGTCGACAACTTCGGCTGGTTCCCGCTGTTCGCCCCGCCGGTCTCCGGCACGGGCCGCACCATCCTGACCGTCGCGATCGTGCTCGCGGTGATGATCCTGCCGATCATCACCGCGCTCTGCCGCGAGATCTTCCTGCAGACCCCGAAGCTCCACGAGGAGGCGGCGCTCGCGCTCGGCGCCACCCGCTGGGAGATGATCAAGCTCGCCGTGCTGCCGTTCGGGCGCCCCGGCATCGTCTCGGCGGTCATGCTGGGCCTCGGACGCGCGCTCGGCGAGACGATGGCCGTCGCCATGGTGCTCTCGCCCGCCACCGTCATCAGCTTCGTGCTGACCGGTCCGCAGAACCCCACCACCATCCCGGCCAACATCGCCCTCAACTACCCCGAGGCGCACGGGAGCTACGTCAACGTGCTCATCGCGACCGGCCTCATCCTGTTCGTGATCACCTTCGCGGTGAACTCCGCGGCCCGGTGGGCGGTCGCCCGCCGCAAGGAATTCTCGGGAGCCAACTGA
- the pstA gene encoding phosphate ABC transporter permease PstA, with the protein MTTGTAPAPRLVANAFTAGKLPRWMPWPILAGSLAVALAAFGLMAAAAEEEFNWIAGTIVGVILFVVVNWVIARLVEGGRQAADRLVTSLVTGAFVLALIPLVWLTLTVVVDGLPTLLDGGFLSNSMRNVVGEGGGALHAIVGTLIITGLAAVISIPIGLMTAIYLVEYGTGKLARGITFLVDVMTGIPSIVAGLATYALFALFFGDGVRSGFAGSVALSILMIPVVVRSSEEIIRLVPNELREASYALGVPKWRTIAKVVLPTSIAGITTGVMLSISRVIGETAPLLIVAGFTASMNYNPFSERMMSLPVFVYTQYTIPGIDPDPYIARAWAGALTLVLIVALLNAVARLVSHFFSPKLGR; encoded by the coding sequence ATGACGACCGGAACCGCCCCCGCGCCGCGCCTCGTCGCCAACGCGTTCACCGCCGGCAAGCTGCCGCGCTGGATGCCGTGGCCGATCCTCGCGGGCTCGCTCGCGGTCGCGCTCGCCGCGTTCGGGCTCATGGCCGCGGCGGCCGAGGAGGAGTTCAACTGGATCGCCGGCACGATCGTCGGGGTGATCCTGTTCGTCGTCGTGAACTGGGTGATCGCCCGGCTCGTCGAGGGCGGGCGCCAGGCGGCCGACCGGCTCGTCACCTCGCTCGTCACGGGCGCGTTCGTGCTCGCGCTCATCCCGCTCGTCTGGCTCACCCTCACGGTCGTCGTCGACGGCCTGCCGACGCTCCTCGACGGCGGGTTCCTCAGCAACTCGATGCGCAACGTCGTCGGCGAGGGCGGCGGCGCCCTGCACGCCATCGTCGGCACGCTCATCATCACGGGCCTCGCGGCCGTCATCTCGATCCCGATCGGCCTCATGACGGCGATCTACCTCGTCGAGTACGGCACGGGCAAGCTCGCCCGCGGCATCACCTTCCTCGTGGACGTGATGACCGGCATCCCCTCGATCGTCGCGGGCCTCGCGACCTACGCGCTCTTCGCCCTGTTCTTCGGCGACGGGGTGCGCAGCGGCTTCGCCGGGTCGGTGGCGCTGTCGATCCTCATGATCCCGGTCGTCGTGCGCTCGAGCGAGGAGATCATCCGCCTCGTGCCGAACGAGCTGCGCGAGGCCTCCTACGCGCTCGGCGTGCCGAAGTGGCGCACCATCGCGAAGGTCGTGCTGCCCACCTCGATCGCCGGCATCACGACGGGCGTCATGCTCTCCATCTCGCGCGTCATCGGCGAGACCGCGCCGCTGCTCATCGTGGCCGGCTTCACGGCATCCATGAACTACAACCCGTTCTCGGAGCGGATGATGTCGCTGCCGGTGTTCGTGTACACGCAGTACACGATCCCGGGCATCGACCCCGACCCCTACATCGCCCGCGCGTGGGCCGGCGCGCTGACCCTCGTGCTCATCGTCGCCCTGCTCAACGCCGTCGCCCGCCTCGTCTCCCACTTCTTCTCGCCCAAGCTCGGGCGCTGA
- the pstB gene encoding phosphate ABC transporter ATP-binding protein PstB, protein MSKRIEVRDLDVYYGAFRAVEGVSLTIEPRTVTAFIGPSGCGKSTFIRTLNRMHEVIPGARVDGEVLIDGNNLYGPGVDPVLVRRQVGMVFQRPNPFPTMSIRENVLAGVRLNNTRMPKPEADELVEKSLRGANLWNEVKDRLDKPGSGLSGGQQQRLCIARTIAVSPEVILMDEPCSALDPISTLAIEDLIEELKQEYTIVIVTHNMQQASRVSDKTAFFNIEGTGKPGKLIEYDDTTKIFSMPSVKATEDYVSGKFG, encoded by the coding sequence TTGTCCAAGCGCATCGAAGTCCGCGACCTCGACGTCTACTACGGCGCCTTCCGGGCGGTCGAGGGCGTCTCGCTCACGATCGAGCCCCGCACGGTGACCGCCTTCATCGGCCCCTCCGGCTGCGGCAAGTCGACCTTCATCCGCACCCTCAACCGCATGCACGAGGTGATCCCCGGCGCGCGCGTCGACGGCGAGGTGCTCATCGACGGCAACAACCTCTACGGCCCGGGCGTCGACCCGGTGCTCGTGCGGCGGCAGGTGGGCATGGTGTTCCAGCGGCCGAACCCGTTCCCCACCATGTCGATCCGCGAGAACGTGCTCGCGGGCGTGCGGCTCAACAACACCCGCATGCCGAAGCCCGAGGCCGACGAGCTCGTCGAGAAGTCGCTGCGCGGGGCCAACCTGTGGAACGAGGTCAAGGACCGCCTCGACAAGCCGGGATCCGGCCTCTCGGGCGGCCAGCAGCAGCGCCTCTGCATCGCCCGCACGATCGCGGTGTCGCCCGAGGTGATCCTCATGGACGAGCCGTGCTCGGCGCTCGACCCGATCTCGACGCTCGCCATCGAGGACCTCATCGAGGAGCTCAAGCAGGAGTACACGATCGTCATCGTGACCCACAACATGCAGCAGGCCTCGCGCGTCTCCGACAAGACCGCCTTCTTCAACATCGAGGGCACCGGCAAGCCCGGCAAGCTCATCGAGTACGACGACACGACGAAGATCTTCTCGATGCCGTCCGTGAAGGCCACCGAGGACTACGTCTCCGGCAAGTTCGGGTGA
- a CDS encoding DNA-directed RNA polymerase subunit beta has product MADDFHKPTLFGGREFEAFEGAAPDPAVSRRIAHDTARSLVARVRDSADPEVLDRVVGFTDEHGLDAVAELWARSSPRSLPGALWRVYLLRTMIRQDPDGVALLFQRGSEVLSTIDPVIAGAPSPAGPQEVLELSERILRGVFDGDLADALDRAAAFCRVEAAGAASVADDQDAASPERSTELTTRASRLATIADELTTCARLARDDALD; this is encoded by the coding sequence ATGGCCGACGACTTCCACAAGCCCACGCTGTTCGGCGGACGCGAGTTCGAGGCGTTCGAGGGCGCGGCGCCCGACCCGGCCGTCTCGCGTCGCATCGCGCACGACACGGCGCGCAGCCTCGTGGCGCGGGTGCGCGACAGCGCCGACCCCGAGGTGCTGGACCGCGTGGTCGGCTTCACCGACGAGCACGGACTCGACGCGGTCGCGGAGCTGTGGGCGCGGTCGAGCCCGCGCAGCCTGCCGGGGGCGCTCTGGCGGGTCTACCTGCTGCGCACCATGATCCGCCAGGACCCCGATGGCGTCGCGCTGCTGTTCCAGCGCGGCAGCGAGGTGCTGAGCACGATCGACCCGGTCATCGCCGGCGCCCCGAGCCCCGCGGGGCCGCAGGAGGTGCTCGAGCTCTCGGAGCGCATCCTGCGCGGCGTCTTCGACGGCGACCTCGCCGACGCCCTCGATCGGGCGGCCGCCTTCTGCCGCGTCGAGGCGGCGGGTGCCGCATCCGTCGCCGACGACCAGGATGCCGCATCCCCCGAGCGCTCCACCGAGCTCACGACGCGCGCATCCCGCCTCGCCACGATCGCCGACGAACTGACCACCTGCGCACGCCTCGCCCGCGACGACGCCCTCGACTGA
- a CDS encoding ribonuclease H family protein has product MTSTDRYVLATDGACKGNPGPAGWAWVGEDGEWAAGSLPQGTNNIGELLGLLNAIRDHAQVRELVVQADSKYAIDTYSSWMDGHKRRGWVTSAKKPVANRDILEQLIAVRDARRAAGLPDVVLEHVRGHAGHRLNSWADERAVRASHHAAKGTASEWSSLGGKQERLDVSVDPPRGSGDRR; this is encoded by the coding sequence GTGACCTCCACCGACCGCTACGTGCTCGCCACCGACGGCGCCTGCAAGGGCAACCCCGGCCCCGCCGGCTGGGCGTGGGTGGGGGAGGACGGCGAGTGGGCCGCCGGTTCGCTGCCGCAGGGCACCAACAACATCGGCGAGCTGCTGGGGCTGCTGAACGCCATCCGCGACCACGCGCAGGTGCGCGAGCTCGTGGTGCAGGCCGACTCGAAGTACGCGATCGACACCTACTCCTCGTGGATGGACGGCCACAAGCGCCGCGGCTGGGTCACCTCGGCCAAGAAGCCGGTCGCGAACCGCGACATCCTCGAGCAGCTCATCGCGGTGCGCGACGCCCGCCGCGCGGCGGGGCTCCCGGATGTCGTGCTCGAGCACGTGCGCGGCCACGCCGGCCACCGCCTGAACTCGTGGGCGGACGAGCGCGCCGTGCGCGCCTCGCACCACGCCGCAAAAGGCACCGCCTCCGAGTGGTCCTCGCTCGGCGGGAAGCAGGAGCGCCTCGACGTGTCGGTCGACCCGCCGCGCGGCTCGGGCGACCGCCGCTAG
- a CDS encoding DUF1508 domain-containing protein yields the protein MKADKGGHYSWWLIASNGQTVAWAGESFASKSNANRAAEAFKVGAVAADYELYENKGGHWSWRAHRGGHIVAVPGESFASKSNAQRAADNVRDRAGGATGPE from the coding sequence GTGAAGGCAGACAAGGGCGGCCACTACTCGTGGTGGCTGATCGCGAGCAACGGCCAGACGGTCGCGTGGGCGGGTGAGTCGTTCGCGTCGAAGTCGAACGCGAACCGCGCGGCGGAGGCGTTCAAGGTGGGCGCCGTCGCCGCCGACTACGAGCTCTACGAGAACAAGGGCGGGCACTGGAGCTGGCGGGCCCACCGCGGCGGCCACATCGTGGCGGTGCCGGGCGAGTCGTTCGCCTCGAAGTCGAACGCCCAGCGGGCGGCCGACAACGTGCGCGACCGGGCGGGCGGCGCGACCGGCCCCGAGTGA
- a CDS encoding putative protein N(5)-glutamine methyltransferase, which yields MTDADALVARLRAAGCVFAEDEATLLREAASGAALEELVARRVAGEPLEVLLGWAEFAGLRVAVAPGVFVPRLRSETLVDAVLEALPDAAVVVELCCGVAAIAAAVATARPDAEVWASDVDPDAVAVARRNLPPDRVLEGDLYEALPAALRGRVDVLVANAPYVPTAEIANMPSEARDHEHRVALDGGADGHAVQARIAAGCREWLAPGGRVVIETSRRQAARTASLLEGRGLVVRVVRDEERDGTCVVGEAP from the coding sequence GTGACGGATGCGGATGCGTTGGTCGCCCGGCTGCGGGCCGCCGGCTGCGTGTTCGCGGAGGACGAGGCGACCCTGCTGCGCGAGGCGGCATCCGGTGCCGCGCTCGAGGAGCTCGTGGCGCGCCGGGTGGCGGGGGAACCGCTCGAGGTGCTGCTCGGCTGGGCCGAGTTCGCGGGCCTGCGGGTGGCGGTCGCACCCGGCGTGTTCGTGCCGCGGCTGCGCAGCGAGACGCTCGTCGACGCCGTGCTCGAGGCGCTGCCGGATGCCGCGGTCGTCGTCGAGCTGTGCTGCGGGGTCGCGGCGATCGCGGCGGCCGTCGCGACGGCGCGCCCGGACGCGGAGGTGTGGGCGAGCGACGTCGACCCGGACGCCGTCGCCGTCGCCCGGCGCAACCTGCCGCCCGATCGCGTGCTCGAGGGCGACCTCTACGAGGCGCTGCCCGCCGCGCTGCGCGGCCGCGTCGACGTGCTCGTCGCCAACGCGCCCTACGTGCCCACCGCCGAGATCGCGAATATGCCGTCGGAGGCACGTGACCACGAGCACCGGGTGGCCCTCGACGGCGGCGCCGACGGGCACGCGGTGCAGGCCCGCATCGCGGCCGGATGCCGGGAGTGGCTCGCGCCCGGCGGCCGCGTCGTCATCGAGACGAGCCGCCGCCAGGCCGCGCGTACCGCGTCACTGCTCGAGGGGCGGGGGCTCGTCGTGCGCGTCGTCCGGGACGAGGAGCGGGACGGCACGTGCGTCGTCGGCGAGGCGCCGTGA
- a CDS encoding VOC family protein, with amino-acid sequence MTIRIQHSYIAFDDAEAALVFYRDVVGFEVTRDVDMGGGMRWITLAPAGSEVSVVLTPVGAGESDADRETLADLLAKGVLAGLVLSTDDLDGDFERIAASGADIVQEPMDQPWGVRDAAFRDPAGNQLRLTQR; translated from the coding sequence ATGACGATCAGGATCCAGCACAGCTACATCGCCTTCGACGACGCGGAGGCGGCCCTCGTCTTCTACCGCGACGTGGTGGGCTTCGAGGTCACACGGGACGTCGACATGGGCGGCGGGATGCGGTGGATCACCCTCGCGCCGGCCGGCTCCGAGGTCTCGGTCGTGCTCACGCCGGTGGGCGCGGGCGAGTCGGATGCCGACCGCGAGACGCTGGCCGACCTGCTCGCGAAGGGTGTGCTCGCCGGCCTCGTGCTGAGCACCGACGACCTCGACGGCGACTTCGAGCGCATCGCCGCATCCGGGGCCGACATCGTGCAGGAGCCGATGGACCAGCCGTGGGGCGTGCGCGACGCCGCGTTCCGCGACCCCGCGGGCAACCAGCTGCGGCTCACGCAGCGCTGA
- a CDS encoding helix-turn-helix transcriptional regulator — protein MDRADLVRLRRARDRIDREYAEPLDVESLARTALMSSGHFARSFRAAYGETPYGYLMTRRIERAKALLRRGDLSVTEVCVAVGCTSLGSFSASFTRLVGVPPSEYRAAAHPDAAESTLDGIPCVAKSVTRPVRIREAARD, from the coding sequence ATGGACCGCGCCGATCTCGTCCGCCTGCGCAGGGCGCGCGACCGCATCGACCGCGAATACGCGGAGCCGCTCGACGTCGAGTCGCTCGCCCGCACGGCCCTCATGTCGTCGGGGCACTTCGCCCGCAGCTTCCGCGCCGCCTACGGCGAGACGCCCTACGGCTACCTCATGACGCGGCGCATCGAGCGGGCGAAGGCGCTGCTGCGGCGCGGCGACCTCTCGGTCACCGAGGTGTGCGTGGCGGTCGGCTGCACCTCGCTCGGCTCGTTCAGCGCGAGCTTCACGAGACTCGTCGGGGTACCGCCGAGCGAGTACCGCGCGGCCGCGCATCCGGATGCCGCGGAGTCGACGCTCGACGGCATCCCGTGCGTCGCGAAGAGCGTCACGCGACCGGTCAGGATTCGAGAAGCGGCGCGCGACTGA
- a CDS encoding VIT1/CCC1 transporter family protein, with translation MHHPTPAQIRRWRRYLAAERAEREIYRDLAERREGREREILLGLADAELRHEQHWLELLGEHQLPAPRPDLRTRLLGFLAKRLGFLFVLALAQRAEGRSPYDDDSDATERMAADERIHGEVLRGLAARGRTQLSGSFRAAVFGANDGLVSNLALVLGIGATGASPQVVLFTGFAGLLAGALSMGAGEYVSVKSQRELLAASRPDPESQSALPHLDVDANELALVYRARGMGQTDAEEHARQVLATLHLDSDAPPEELDPDEAVGSPWKAAISSFLFFASGAFIPVVPYLFGMTGLGAVALAASLVGIALLGTGAVVGILSGTSPLLRALRQLAIGFGAATATYLLGLLFGATVG, from the coding sequence GTGCATCACCCGACCCCCGCCCAGATCCGCCGCTGGCGCCGCTACCTCGCGGCCGAGCGGGCCGAGCGGGAGATCTACCGCGACCTCGCCGAGCGCCGCGAGGGCCGCGAGCGGGAGATCCTGCTCGGGCTCGCGGATGCCGAGCTGCGGCACGAGCAGCACTGGCTCGAGCTGCTCGGCGAGCACCAGCTGCCCGCCCCGCGCCCCGACCTGCGCACGCGGCTGCTCGGCTTCCTCGCGAAGCGTCTCGGCTTCCTGTTCGTGCTCGCCCTCGCCCAGCGCGCCGAGGGTCGCTCGCCCTACGACGACGACTCCGACGCGACCGAGCGGATGGCGGCCGACGAGCGCATCCACGGCGAGGTGCTGCGCGGTCTCGCCGCCCGGGGGCGCACGCAGCTCTCCGGCAGCTTCCGCGCCGCCGTGTTCGGGGCGAACGACGGCCTCGTCTCGAACCTCGCCCTCGTGCTCGGCATCGGCGCGACGGGTGCGAGCCCCCAGGTGGTGCTGTTCACGGGCTTCGCGGGCCTGCTCGCGGGCGCCCTCTCGATGGGCGCCGGGGAGTACGTGTCGGTCAAGTCGCAGCGCGAGCTGCTCGCGGCATCCCGCCCCGACCCCGAGTCGCAGTCCGCCCTGCCGCACCTCGACGTCGACGCGAACGAGCTCGCCCTCGTCTACCGCGCGCGCGGCATGGGGCAGACGGATGCCGAGGAGCACGCGCGCCAGGTGCTCGCGACCCTGCACCTCGACTCGGACGCGCCGCCCGAGGAGCTCGACCCCGACGAGGCGGTCGGCTCGCCCTGGAAGGCCGCCATCTCGAGTTTCCTGTTCTTCGCATCCGGCGCCTTCATCCCCGTGGTGCCGTACCTGTTCGGCATGACGGGGCTCGGCGCGGTCGCGCTCGCCGCGTCGCTCGTCGGCATCGCACTGCTCGGCACGGGCGCCGTGGTCGGCATCCTGTCGGGCACCTCGCCGCTGCTGCGGGCGCTGCGCCAGCTCGCGATCGGTTTCGGTGCGGCGACCGCGACGTACCTGCTCGGCCTGCTCTTCGGCGCCACCGTGGGGTAG
- a CDS encoding aldose 1-epimerase family protein, whose translation MSTITGVGERFELRAGDTVAEVGTVAAVLTALRVGGVDLTEPLPVETAPPPFCSGIALAPWPNRVRAGRWVLDGAVQQLDITEPARGGALHGLLEFTEYEVRERTDAAITLGAVIHPQHGWPFLVDTWIRYEVVEGGLVATHGARNLSERPAPYATGTHPYPRIGAYDVAELVLTVPADEYLEVDEVLDPIAWHPVSGGTDLRGGVPVGELALDTAFRSLTPADGVTATLTAPDGSRLEVWQDADWRYLQVFTTPLFPKAHGLGTAVAIEPMTAPPDALNSGDDLIWLAPGESYEGRWGFRYTAAR comes from the coding sequence ATGAGCACCATCACGGGAGTCGGCGAGCGCTTCGAGCTGCGCGCGGGCGACACGGTCGCCGAGGTGGGCACGGTCGCCGCCGTGCTGACCGCGCTGCGCGTCGGCGGGGTCGACCTGACCGAGCCGCTGCCGGTCGAGACCGCGCCGCCGCCGTTCTGCTCCGGCATCGCGCTCGCCCCGTGGCCGAACCGGGTGCGCGCCGGGCGCTGGGTGCTCGACGGCGCCGTGCAGCAGCTCGACATCACCGAGCCGGCCCGCGGCGGTGCCCTGCACGGGCTGCTCGAGTTCACCGAGTACGAGGTGCGCGAGCGCACGGATGCCGCGATCACGCTGGGGGCCGTGATCCACCCCCAGCACGGCTGGCCGTTCCTCGTCGACACCTGGATCCGCTACGAGGTCGTGGAGGGCGGGCTCGTCGCCACCCACGGCGCCCGCAACCTCTCGGAGCGCCCCGCGCCGTACGCGACGGGCACGCATCCCTACCCCCGCATCGGCGCCTACGACGTGGCCGAGCTCGTGCTCACGGTGCCCGCCGACGAGTACCTCGAGGTCGACGAGGTGCTCGACCCGATCGCGTGGCATCCGGTCTCGGGCGGCACCGACCTGCGCGGTGGCGTGCCGGTCGGCGAGCTCGCGCTCGACACGGCGTTCCGGTCGCTCACCCCCGCGGACGGCGTGACGGCGACGCTGACGGCGCCCGACGGTTCGCGGCTCGAGGTGTGGCAGGACGCCGACTGGCGCTACCTGCAGGTGTTCACGACGCCCCTCTTCCCGAAGGCGCACGGCCTCGGCACGGCGGTCGCGATCGAGCCGATGACGGCGCCGCCCGACGCCCTCAACTCGGGCGACGACCTCATCTGGCTCGCGCCCGGCGAGAGCTACGAGGGCCGCTGGGGCTTCCGCTACACCGCCGCCCGCTGA
- a CDS encoding aldose 1-epimerase family protein, producing MPSPLGELIELRTGRSSAQVATLAAALLHLVVDGVELAERTPPTRIPSHGHGIVLAPWPNRVRDARWSHDGVIRQLDITDPSRGNAIHGLLRNTAYRVRERTDAAVTLGAVIHPQHGWPFLLDTRVRYALADDGLTVTHGVRNLGTAPAPWAVGTHPYLRVGAAPVEELTLEVRGGHHLELDERLVPVAVREVEPGSGLDLSTPRALGGLDLNVAYQDVATGPEGAAVLTSPDGTRAVLWQDAPFRWLQVFTPRDFPHVADDASETPALAVALEPMTAAPDALNSGEGLAWLEPAQDWQASWGVRLERNE from the coding sequence GTGCCATCCCCCCTCGGCGAGCTCATCGAGCTGCGCACCGGGCGCTCGAGCGCCCAGGTCGCGACCCTCGCGGCCGCCCTCCTCCACCTCGTGGTCGACGGCGTCGAGCTCGCCGAGCGCACCCCGCCCACGCGCATCCCCTCGCACGGGCACGGCATCGTGCTCGCCCCCTGGCCGAACCGCGTGCGCGACGCGCGCTGGAGCCACGACGGCGTGATCCGGCAGCTCGACATCACCGACCCGAGCCGCGGCAACGCCATCCACGGGCTGCTGCGCAACACGGCCTACCGGGTGCGCGAGCGCACGGATGCCGCGGTCACCCTGGGCGCGGTGATCCACCCCCAGCACGGCTGGCCCTTCCTGCTCGACACCCGGGTGCGGTACGCGCTCGCCGACGACGGCCTGACCGTGACGCACGGCGTTCGCAACCTCGGAACCGCGCCCGCCCCGTGGGCGGTCGGCACGCACCCCTATCTGCGCGTCGGCGCTGCCCCCGTCGAAGAGCTCACGCTCGAGGTGCGCGGCGGCCACCACCTGGAACTCGACGAGCGCCTCGTGCCCGTCGCGGTGCGCGAGGTGGAGCCGGGCTCCGGGCTCGACCTGTCGACCCCGCGCGCGCTCGGCGGTCTCGACCTCAACGTCGCCTACCAGGACGTCGCGACCGGCCCCGAGGGCGCCGCCGTGCTCACCTCACCGGATGGCACGCGCGCCGTGCTCTGGCAGGATGCGCCGTTCCGCTGGCTGCAGGTGTTCACCCCGCGCGACTTCCCGCACGTGGCGGACGACGCATCCGAGACCCCGGCGCTCGCCGTCGCGCTCGAGCCGATGACGGCCGCACCGGACGCCCTCAACTCGGGCGAGGGGCTCGCGTGGCTCGAGCCCGCACAGGACTGGCAGGCGTCGTGGGGCGTCCGCCTGGAGAGGAACGAATGA